The Bacteroidales bacterium genome window below encodes:
- a CDS encoding acetyl-CoA carboxylase biotin carboxyl carrier protein subunit has protein sequence MTKIDKTQLGSIIVDDSIYNTELTEKYKNRKKWVAPDNRKITGFLPGTIKEVMVKKGDYVKAEQTVVKFEAMKMINNVQSSVDGTVKKVYVSPGDKFPKGFVLVELE, from the coding sequence ATGACCAAAATAGATAAGACTCAATTAGGATCTATTATAGTGGATGATTCCATCTATAATACGGAGTTAACGGAGAAATACAAGAATCGTAAGAAATGGGTAGCTCCTGATAATCGCAAGATCACTGGATTTCTTCCGGGCACTATCAAAGAAGTGATGGTGAAAAAAGGTGATTATGTGAAGGCAGAACAGACAGTGGTGAAATTTGAGGCCATGAAGATGATCAATAATGTACAGTCTTCAGTTGACGGCACGGTAAAAAAGGTGTATGTCAGTCCGGGCGATAAATTTCCTAAAGGTTTTGTCCTGGTAGAACTCGAATAG
- a CDS encoding acyl-CoA carboxylase subunit beta: MALNKKIEELKKRREQIEKGGGDKAIEKQLAMGKMTARDRVRSIVDDGSFQEYDMFVQHDARDFDMDKVTLHGDGVITGTGSVDGKPISIFAQDFTVAGGSLGSMHARKITKIMDHALKMRMPLIGINDSGGARIQEGVNSLAGYGDIFFRNTISSGVIPQISVILGPCAGGAVYSPALTDFVFVVDKISKMFITGPEVIKTVIGEEISMEDLGGARVHSEITGNAHFFAHSEAECFEQIKKLLSFIPWNNSEKAPRQEPKEPKAKYKIDKIMPSDPKMPYDVRDIIKAVVDDSDFFEVQELWAANAVIGFGRIDGETVGFVANQPLVLAGVLDVDSSDKIARFIRYCDAFNIPLVTLVDLPGYLPGIDQEHAGVIRHGAKILYAYSEATVPKISVILRKAYGGGYIAMNSRHLRADYVFAWPTAEIAVMGPEGAANIIFRKEIQSASDPDKVRAQKVQEYKDKFANPYVAASRGYVDSVIEPSETRKLLKHALSVSESKSQQIPRKKHGIPPF; this comes from the coding sequence ATGGCGTTAAATAAAAAAATCGAGGAGCTCAAGAAAAGAAGGGAGCAAATAGAAAAAGGTGGCGGCGACAAGGCCATAGAAAAACAACTTGCTATGGGCAAAATGACAGCCCGTGACCGTGTCCGTTCCATCGTAGATGATGGATCATTTCAGGAATACGACATGTTTGTCCAACATGATGCCCGTGATTTTGACATGGATAAAGTAACCTTACATGGTGATGGTGTCATTACCGGTACAGGCTCAGTAGATGGTAAACCGATCAGTATTTTTGCACAGGATTTTACAGTAGCAGGCGGTTCTTTAGGATCGATGCATGCCCGCAAGATTACTAAAATCATGGATCATGCATTGAAGATGCGCATGCCTTTAATTGGGATCAACGATTCGGGAGGTGCACGTATTCAGGAGGGAGTTAATTCCCTGGCTGGATATGGTGATATTTTCTTTCGTAATACCATCAGTTCCGGCGTGATTCCACAGATCTCAGTGATCCTTGGTCCTTGTGCGGGAGGTGCTGTATATTCTCCGGCACTTACCGATTTCGTGTTTGTAGTGGATAAGATATCCAAAATGTTCATCACAGGACCTGAAGTGATCAAAACAGTGATCGGCGAGGAAATATCGATGGAAGATCTCGGAGGCGCGCGCGTGCACAGTGAAATTACCGGAAATGCCCATTTCTTCGCTCATAGTGAAGCCGAATGTTTCGAGCAGATCAAAAAACTGCTTAGTTTCATCCCGTGGAACAATTCGGAAAAAGCACCGCGGCAGGAACCTAAAGAACCTAAGGCAAAATATAAGATCGATAAGATCATGCCTTCCGATCCGAAGATGCCATATGATGTCCGTGATATCATCAAGGCTGTGGTGGATGATTCCGACTTTTTTGAAGTGCAGGAGTTATGGGCTGCAAATGCAGTGATCGGTTTTGGCCGGATCGATGGGGAAACCGTCGGATTTGTAGCAAACCAGCCATTAGTACTGGCAGGCGTATTGGATGTGGATTCATCCGATAAGATCGCCCGTTTTATCCGTTATTGCGATGCGTTTAATATTCCCCTGGTTACATTGGTTGATTTACCGGGCTATCTTCCCGGCATTGATCAGGAGCACGCCGGAGTGATCCGTCACGGGGCGAAAATATTGTATGCATACAGTGAAGCAACGGTTCCCAAGATTTCCGTAATTCTTCGTAAAGCATACGGAGGAGGATATATTGCCATGAATTCCCGTCACTTACGTGCCGACTATGTATTTGCATGGCCTACTGCCGAAATTGCTGTAATGGGACCTGAAGGAGCAGCCAATATTATTTTCCGTAAGGAAATACAATCGGCTTCAGATCCGGATAAGGTACGTGCTCAAAAAGTGCAGGAATATAAAGATAAATTTGCCAATCCTTATGTTGCGGCATCCAGAGGTTATGTCGATTCTGTGATTGAACCATCGGAGACCCGTAAGTTATTAAAACATGCGCTTTCTGTTTCCGAGTCGAAATCTCAACAGATACCGCGTAAGAAACACGGGATACCTCCATTTTAA